A single Antechinus flavipes isolate AdamAnt ecotype Samford, QLD, Australia chromosome 5, AdamAnt_v2, whole genome shotgun sequence DNA region contains:
- the MCRS1 gene encoding microspherule protein 1, producing MDKDPQGLLDSSLMASGPASRSEDEESLAGQKRSSSQALGTIPKRRSSSRFIKRKKFDDELVESSLAKSSTRAKGPTGVEPGRCSGSEPSSSEKKKVSKALSTPVPPSPAPAPGLTKRMKKSKQPLQVTKDLGRWKPADDLLLINAVLQTNDLTSVHLGVKFSCRFTLREVQERWYALLYDPVISKLACQAMRQLHPEAIAAIQSKALFSKAEEQLLSKVGSASQPSLETFQDLLHRHPDAFYLSRTAKALQSHWQLMKQYYLLEDQTVQPLPKGDQVLNFSDAEDLIDDSKLKDMRDEVLEHELTVADRRQKREIRQLEQELHKWQVLVDSITGMSSPDFDNQTLAVLRGRMVRYLMRSREITLGRATKDNQIDVDLSLEGPAWKISRKQGVIKLKNNGDFFIANEGRRPIYIDGRPVLCGSKWRLSNNSVVEIASLRFVFLINQDLITLIRAEAAKITPQ from the exons ATGGACAAAg ATCCTCAGGGACTGTTAGATTCATCTCTGATGGCATCTGGCCCTGCCAGCCGCTCAGAAGATGAGGAGTCATTGGCCGGGCAGAAACGAAGCTCTTCCCAAGCCTTGGGCACTATTCCCAAGCGGAGAAGTTCTTCCAG GTTcatcaaaaggaagaaatttgatGATGAGTTGGTGGAGAGCAGCTTGGCGAAATCATCCACTCGGGCCAAGGGTCCCACTGGAGTGGAACCTGGGCGTTGCTCAGGGAGTGAGCCTTCTTCCAGTGAAAAGAAGAAG GTATCCAAAGCATTGAGCACACCAGTACCACCCAGTCCAGCCCCTGCCCCTGGCCTCACTAAGCGCATGAAGAAAAGCAAGCAGCCACTACAGGTGACCAAGGACCTGGGCCGCTGGAAGCCTGCAGATGATCTCTTGCTCATCAATGCTGTACTGCAG ACCAATGACCTGACATCAGTTCACCTGGGTGTGAAATTTAGCTGCCGCTTCACCCTTCGGGAGGTCCAGGAGCGCTGGTATGCCTTGCTGTATGATCCTGTCATTTCTAA gtTGGCTTGTCAGGCAATgaggcagctacacccagaggCCATTGCAGCTATACAGAGTAAGGCTTTGTTCAGCAAAGCTGAGGAGCAGCTTCTAAGCAAAGTGGGATCG GCCAGTCAGCCCTCCCTGGAGACCTTCCAAGACCTGCTACACAGACACCCTGATGCCTTCTACTTGTCCCGCACAGCCAAGGCCCTGCAGAGTCACTGGCAGCTCATGAAGCAGTACTATCTCCTAGAAGACCAGACAG TGCAGCCGCTGCCAAAGGGGGACCAAGTGCTGAATTTCTCCGATGCTGAGGATCTGATCGATGACAGCAAACTCAA GGACATGCGGGATGAGGTGCTGGAGCATG AGCTTACAGTTGCTGATAGACGGCAGAAGCGGGAGATTCGGCAGCTGGAGCAGGAGCTGCACAAGTGGCAGGTGTTGGTGGATAGCATCACAG GAATGAGTTCTCCAGACTTTGATAACCAAACCCTGGCAGTGCTGCGTGGACGCATGGTGCGATACCTGATGCGTTCTAGGGAG ATTACCCTGGGCAGAGCTACCAAGGACAACCAGATTGATGTGGATCTATCCCTGGAGGGTCCAGCCTGGAAGATCTCCCGAAAGCAAG GTGTCATCAAGCTAAAGAATAACGGTGACTTTTTCATTGCCAATGAGGGTAGACGACCAATCTACATAGATGGTCGGCCCGTCCTTTGTGGCTCCAAGTGGCGGCTCAGCAACAACTCGGTGGTGGAA ATCGCCAGCCTGCGATTTGTCTTCCTCATCAACCAGGACCTCATCACCCTCATTCGAGCTGAAGCTGCCAAGATAACTCCACAGTGA